Proteins encoded within one genomic window of Couchioplanes caeruleus:
- a CDS encoding MMPL family transporter, translated as MATYLYRLGRFAFRRRALVLTMWLALLAVLGVGAATLSGPTSESFSIPGTEAQQAQDLLADRFPQAGAGGAEARVVFAAPAGEKLTDPENRAAIEATVARLRTGARVGAVTDPLRSGVNPGGTVAYAQVTYKVPADALTEKDREALAGAAEAGRAAGLTVETGGDALREPAEQGIGEVIGFLVAAVVLLITFGSLVAAGLPLVTAILGVGAAMAGIQIVSGFVDLSSNTPTLALMLGTAVAIDYALFIVSRYRHEVAVGRAGIEAAGRAVGTAGSAVTFAGLTVIIALAALAVVNVPVLTQMGLAAVAAVAVAVLIALTLLPALLGFAGDRITGKRGRTREGSPGGSPGTAGDDRRGRTRDPEGGGVRPTAGRRWARLVTRRPVLTLLGATLALLVIAIPALDLRLGLPGDNMAGPQTTQRKAYDMLTAGFGPGFNGPLLVVVDAGPGADARAVAAEVSTAVTGLPDVARVGPATVNPAGDTAILQVIPRSAPDSRETTDLVHAIRDQDEALRGEIFVTGTTAVNIDMSAKLGAALGPYLAVIVILAFLLLTLLFRAVLVPLKAIAGFLLSVAATFGAVVAVFQWGWLAGPLGVEQTGPVVSLMPVILIGIVFGLAMDYEVFLVSRMREEHVQGAAPGQAVVNGFGHSARVVTAAAIIMISVFAGFVLSPDSMIKSIGFALAAAILLDAFVVRMTIVPAAMALLGRRAWALPRWLDRILPDVDVEGDRLRAEPDAPRPEAELVGADR; from the coding sequence ATGGCTACCTACCTCTATCGCCTCGGCCGGTTCGCCTTCCGCCGCCGGGCGCTGGTCCTCACGATGTGGCTCGCCCTGCTCGCGGTCCTGGGGGTGGGCGCGGCCACGCTGTCCGGGCCGACCTCGGAGAGCTTCTCCATCCCGGGTACCGAGGCGCAGCAGGCGCAGGACCTGCTCGCCGACCGGTTCCCGCAGGCCGGTGCCGGCGGCGCGGAGGCCCGGGTCGTCTTCGCGGCGCCGGCCGGCGAGAAGCTCACCGACCCGGAGAACCGCGCCGCGATCGAGGCGACCGTCGCCCGGTTGCGCACCGGGGCGCGGGTCGGCGCGGTCACCGATCCGCTGCGCTCCGGCGTCAACCCGGGCGGCACGGTGGCGTACGCCCAGGTCACGTACAAGGTGCCCGCGGACGCCCTGACCGAGAAGGACCGGGAGGCGCTGGCCGGCGCCGCCGAGGCCGGGCGGGCCGCGGGCCTGACCGTCGAGACCGGCGGCGACGCCCTGCGCGAACCGGCCGAGCAGGGCATCGGCGAGGTGATCGGCTTCCTGGTCGCCGCCGTGGTGCTGCTGATCACCTTCGGCTCGCTGGTCGCGGCGGGCCTGCCGCTGGTCACCGCGATCCTCGGCGTGGGCGCCGCGATGGCCGGCATCCAGATCGTCTCCGGCTTCGTCGACCTCAGCAGCAACACCCCGACGTTGGCGCTGATGCTCGGCACCGCGGTCGCCATCGACTACGCGCTGTTCATCGTCTCCCGCTACCGCCACGAGGTGGCGGTGGGGCGTGCCGGCATCGAGGCGGCCGGCCGGGCGGTCGGCACCGCCGGGTCCGCGGTCACCTTCGCCGGCCTCACGGTGATCATCGCCCTGGCCGCCCTGGCCGTGGTGAACGTGCCGGTGCTGACCCAGATGGGGCTCGCCGCCGTGGCCGCCGTCGCCGTCGCCGTCCTGATCGCGCTCACCCTGCTGCCGGCGCTGCTGGGCTTCGCCGGCGACCGGATCACCGGCAAACGCGGCCGCACGCGCGAGGGCTCGCCCGGCGGTTCGCCCGGCACCGCGGGCGACGACCGGCGCGGCCGCACGCGCGATCCCGAGGGCGGCGGGGTGCGGCCCACGGCCGGGCGACGCTGGGCTCGGCTGGTCACCCGCCGGCCGGTGCTGACCCTGCTCGGCGCGACGCTGGCGCTGCTGGTCATCGCCATCCCGGCACTCGACCTGCGGCTGGGCCTGCCGGGCGACAACATGGCCGGGCCGCAGACCACCCAGCGCAAGGCGTACGACATGCTCACCGCGGGATTCGGCCCGGGCTTCAACGGGCCGCTCCTGGTCGTGGTGGACGCGGGCCCCGGCGCCGACGCGAGGGCCGTGGCCGCCGAGGTCAGCACCGCCGTCACGGGCCTGCCGGACGTCGCCAGGGTGGGCCCGGCCACCGTCAACCCGGCCGGCGACACGGCCATCCTCCAGGTCATCCCGCGGAGCGCGCCGGACAGCCGGGAGACCACGGACCTCGTGCACGCCATCCGGGACCAGGACGAGGCCCTGCGCGGCGAGATCTTCGTGACGGGTACGACCGCGGTGAACATCGACATGTCCGCGAAGCTGGGTGCGGCGCTGGGGCCGTACCTCGCGGTGATCGTGATTCTGGCGTTCCTGCTGCTCACCCTCCTGTTCCGGGCGGTGCTGGTGCCGCTCAAGGCGATCGCCGGCTTCCTGCTCAGCGTCGCCGCCACCTTCGGCGCGGTCGTCGCCGTCTTCCAGTGGGGCTGGCTGGCGGGTCCGCTCGGCGTCGAGCAGACCGGCCCGGTGGTGAGCCTGATGCCGGTCATCCTTATCGGCATCGTGTTCGGCCTGGCGATGGACTACGAGGTCTTCCTCGTCAGCCGCATGCGCGAGGAACACGTGCAGGGCGCCGCACCGGGGCAGGCGGTGGTGAACGGCTTCGGCCACAGCGCCCGGGTCGTCACGGCCGCCGCCATCATCATGATCAGCGTCTTCGCGGGCTTCGTCCTCTCCCCCGACTCCATGATCAAGTCGATCGGCTTCGCCCTGGCGGCGGCCATCCTCCTCGACGCGTTCGTGGTCCGCATGACCATCGTGCCGGCGGCAATGGCGCTGCTCGGGCGGCGGGCCTGGGCGCTACCCCGCTGGCTCGACCGGATCCTGCCGGACGTGGACGTCGAGGGTGACCGGCTGCGCGCCGAGCCGGACGCACCACGGCCCGAGGCGGAGCTCGTCGGCGCGGACCGCTGA
- a CDS encoding caspase family protein: MTHRHALILASEHYSDPAFSELPGTTADAEGLREVLGDPRVGDFDVTVLKDPDVLTAGHRIERFFSRASPDDILLLYIAGHGVRNDKGNLYFAVSDTVPDLLWVTALAAKDITHEMETSPARRIVVLLDCCYAGAFDDRKDLDDAGPRPVPATPPVGSAAAAGTSAFTAPLAARAERDEAPADDAHVRGQVVIAAATSIQQAIEGKTGGLFTRCVVHGLRTGEADLNRDGEIDAHELHLYVDARMRTLGAGVEQHPAYSVHRLQGMLRIAHRATTAPPVPLLWQSPAEAEPSAPEPPDAERPDSEPSDAEPPDAEPPDAEPPDAEPPDAEPPDAEPPDAEPSDAEPSDAEPPGAGSPDAETPWPELAGRVGRGSGKARRWTRIPLFVAALLLSGCGVQADSPLARDGCPLPAQLRVAAAPAGLGAYRELATAFEDWVAAQRHGCRSVDLYVYPVTAQEMVDGLERGWGQERDGRAYLRDVGPHPDVWLPGAATDVPAFSPPASGVVAGVAEVARTPVVLGVPQRATVPDDARRATHTWPELFDLVDRESRAAAESSAATKSRAGTKSSAGPESSAGPESNASTRSSAGPGSSADVGIVRGDFAASSVARMATAKLYADGTIDAATARTRYEQRLEQALDTGGYPVGDEARLLCRSLARGGTATILTEQQLVRFNRGDPVGDACPQATVPQGGDRMRAYYPSDTPAVRQVVVVMDWARQVQASTTRAYAGWFQRWLRTDPGRAALLRIGLRPYAYDAGEPLGTGNGALADWPFARVVQPEPDAFVRRDVAERYAQARRPGHFLVALDSSGSMNTVTADPTRTRWEVAVAAVEQAVTRLGGRDRFGLITFAGSGDGSGAGSGSGNGSGSGTRELLPLAAPAKDPVGVVRRATAGVRPGGGTPLHAAIRRGAATLRSEPGGADPRRTLVVLTDGKDTGGRPPPTPAQTAGVRVVVIAVGDVACADAGLRRLTEDTAGRCYDAGLGSLAPVLTRMFREIWG, from the coding sequence CTGACCCACCGACACGCGCTGATCCTGGCCTCGGAGCACTACAGCGACCCCGCCTTCTCCGAGCTGCCCGGCACCACCGCCGACGCCGAGGGCCTGCGGGAGGTCCTCGGCGATCCGCGCGTCGGCGACTTCGACGTCACCGTCCTCAAAGATCCCGACGTCCTCACCGCGGGTCACCGGATCGAGCGGTTCTTCTCCCGCGCCTCCCCGGACGACATCCTGCTGCTGTACATCGCGGGGCATGGCGTCCGCAACGACAAGGGCAACCTGTACTTCGCGGTCAGCGACACCGTGCCCGACCTGCTGTGGGTGACGGCGCTCGCGGCCAAGGACATCACCCACGAGATGGAGACCAGCCCGGCCCGCCGGATCGTGGTCCTGCTCGACTGCTGCTATGCGGGCGCCTTCGACGATCGCAAGGACCTCGACGACGCCGGCCCGCGCCCCGTCCCGGCCACACCACCGGTCGGGTCCGCCGCGGCCGCCGGCACGAGCGCGTTCACCGCGCCGCTGGCCGCTCGCGCGGAACGCGACGAGGCGCCCGCCGACGACGCGCACGTCCGCGGGCAGGTGGTCATCGCCGCGGCGACCAGCATCCAGCAGGCGATCGAGGGCAAGACCGGCGGCCTGTTCACCCGGTGCGTGGTGCACGGGCTGCGGACCGGCGAGGCGGATCTCAACCGCGACGGCGAGATCGACGCCCACGAGCTGCATCTGTACGTGGACGCGCGGATGCGGACTCTCGGCGCCGGGGTGGAGCAGCACCCGGCGTACTCGGTGCACCGGCTCCAGGGCATGCTGCGGATCGCGCACCGGGCGACCACCGCGCCGCCCGTCCCGCTCCTGTGGCAGTCCCCCGCCGAGGCGGAGCCGTCCGCGCCGGAACCCCCCGACGCCGAACGCCCCGACTCCGAGCCTTCCGATGCTGAGCCTCCCGACGCCGAGCCTCCCGACGCTGAGCCTCCCGACGCCGAGCCTCCCGACGCCGAGCCTCCCGACGCCGAGCCTCCCGACGCCGAGCCTTCCGATGCTGAGCCTTCCGATGCTGAGCCTCCCGGCGCTGGGTCTCCCGATGCCGAGACTCCCTGGCCGGAGCTCGCCGGCAGGGTGGGACGCGGGTCCGGGAAAGCCCGGCGGTGGACACGGATACCGCTGTTCGTCGCTGCCCTGCTGCTGTCCGGGTGCGGGGTCCAGGCGGACAGCCCGCTGGCCCGCGACGGTTGCCCGCTGCCGGCGCAGCTTCGGGTCGCCGCCGCGCCGGCCGGGCTGGGCGCCTACCGGGAGCTGGCCACGGCGTTCGAGGACTGGGTGGCCGCGCAGCGCCACGGCTGCCGGTCCGTGGACCTGTACGTCTACCCGGTCACCGCCCAGGAGATGGTCGACGGGTTGGAGCGGGGCTGGGGGCAGGAGCGGGACGGGCGGGCGTACCTGCGTGACGTCGGCCCGCACCCGGACGTGTGGCTGCCCGGCGCCGCCACCGACGTGCCCGCGTTCAGCCCGCCCGCCTCCGGCGTCGTGGCCGGCGTCGCGGAGGTGGCGCGCACCCCCGTCGTGCTCGGCGTCCCGCAGCGGGCGACGGTCCCGGACGACGCCCGGCGTGCCACCCACACCTGGCCGGAGCTGTTCGACCTCGTCGACCGTGAGAGCCGCGCCGCCGCTGAGAGCAGCGCCGCCACCAAGAGCAGAGCGGGTACCAAGAGCAGCGCTGGCCCGGAGAGCAGCGCTGGCCCGGAGAGCAACGCGAGCACCAGGAGCAGCGCAGGCCCCGGGAGCAGCGCCGACGTCGGCATCGTGCGGGGCGACTTCGCCGCGTCGTCGGTGGCCCGGATGGCCACCGCCAAGCTCTACGCCGACGGCACGATCGACGCCGCCACCGCGCGCACCCGTTATGAGCAGCGCCTCGAACAGGCGCTGGACACCGGCGGCTATCCCGTCGGCGACGAGGCCCGCCTGCTCTGCCGCTCGCTGGCGCGCGGGGGCACCGCGACGATCCTCACCGAGCAGCAGCTCGTGCGCTTCAACCGCGGCGATCCGGTCGGCGACGCCTGCCCGCAGGCGACGGTGCCGCAGGGCGGTGACCGGATGCGCGCCTACTACCCCTCGGACACCCCGGCGGTCCGGCAGGTCGTCGTCGTCATGGACTGGGCGCGGCAGGTGCAGGCGAGCACGACACGGGCGTACGCCGGATGGTTCCAGCGCTGGCTGCGCACCGATCCCGGACGGGCGGCGCTGCTGCGGATCGGGCTGCGGCCGTACGCGTACGACGCCGGCGAGCCGCTCGGCACCGGGAACGGCGCGCTGGCCGACTGGCCGTTCGCGCGCGTGGTGCAGCCCGAGCCGGACGCGTTCGTGCGCCGCGACGTCGCCGAACGGTACGCGCAGGCCCGCCGGCCGGGGCACTTTCTGGTGGCGCTGGACTCCTCCGGCTCGATGAACACGGTCACCGCCGATCCGACCCGGACCCGGTGGGAGGTCGCCGTCGCCGCGGTGGAGCAGGCCGTCACCCGGCTCGGCGGGCGGGACCGGTTCGGGCTGATCACGTTCGCCGGGAGCGGAGACGGCAGCGGAGCAGGGAGCGGGTCCGGGAACGGGAGCGGGAGCGGTACGCGCGAACTGCTGCCGCTCGCCGCGCCCGCCAAGGACCCGGTCGGCGTGGTGCGCCGGGCGACCGCCGGGGTGCGGCCCGGCGGGGGGACGCCACTGCACGCGGCCATCCGGCGCGGCGCGGCGACCCTGCGCTCCGAGCCGGGCGGCGCCGATCCCCGCCGCACGCTGGTGGTGCTCACCGACGGCAAGGACACCGGCGGCCGGCCGCCGCCGACGCCCGCGCAGACCGCCGGGGTCCGCGTCGTCGTCATCGCGGTGGGCGACGTGGCGTGCGCCGACGCGGGCCTGCGTCGGCTCACCGAGGACACCGCCGGACGCTGCTACGACGCCGGCCTGGGCTCGCTCGCGCCGGTGCTGACCCGCATGTTCCGCGAGATCTGGGGATGA
- a CDS encoding extracellular solute-binding protein — MRFRGRPWWLFAAGNLTGAALAASMFLIGPLAGPAELEAGELVILSGQDDSAGGQRQQLVNLWNDSHPRNPARIVTVPQAADGQWVEMANRAEDTGTDIFNLDVAWTAYFAKPPQGRRLIRPIDESLLAEKPDTAFMAKPLQTCRYDGELWALPFNTDAGLLYYRTDQGLKPPFTWAAIEKAAGRDGFAAAYTGQLAGYEGLTVNVLEAVWAAGGRLDVATDGRVGLDLAAWDEAMRRLTPRRQGPPVVLPESTTFDETGSRGAFQDGRVLFMRNWPVAYRAMRAGDQPQSGARVPFDVAKLPGHSVLGGQNLAISERTRKPRAAQALVEFLTSQRSQQILFDPGGFAATRAAVYDDETVKQKYPYAPLLREAVETARLRPVSPNYVAFSQRLHQLVSEVLTGRQPQLPRDLADQLTQALRGR, encoded by the coding sequence GTGCGTTTCCGCGGCAGACCGTGGTGGCTCTTCGCCGCCGGCAACCTGACCGGCGCCGCCCTGGCGGCGTCGATGTTCCTGATCGGACCGCTGGCCGGCCCGGCCGAGCTCGAGGCCGGTGAGCTGGTCATCCTCAGCGGTCAGGACGACAGCGCCGGCGGGCAGCGGCAGCAGCTCGTCAATCTGTGGAACGACAGTCATCCGCGCAACCCGGCCCGCATCGTCACCGTGCCGCAGGCCGCCGACGGGCAGTGGGTCGAGATGGCCAACCGGGCCGAGGACACCGGGACCGACATCTTCAACCTCGACGTCGCCTGGACGGCGTACTTCGCCAAGCCGCCGCAGGGGCGCCGGCTCATCCGGCCGATCGACGAGTCGCTGCTGGCCGAGAAGCCGGACACGGCGTTCATGGCCAAGCCGCTGCAGACCTGCCGCTACGACGGCGAGCTGTGGGCCCTACCCTTCAACACCGACGCGGGCCTGCTCTACTACCGCACCGACCAGGGGCTGAAACCGCCGTTCACCTGGGCGGCGATCGAGAAGGCGGCCGGGCGCGACGGGTTCGCCGCCGCCTATACCGGCCAGCTCGCCGGGTACGAGGGACTGACGGTCAACGTGCTCGAGGCGGTCTGGGCCGCCGGTGGCCGCCTGGACGTCGCCACCGACGGCCGGGTCGGCCTGGACCTCGCCGCCTGGGACGAGGCGATGCGCCGGCTGACGCCGCGGCGGCAGGGTCCGCCCGTGGTGCTACCCGAGTCGACGACGTTCGACGAGACCGGCAGCCGCGGCGCCTTCCAGGACGGCCGGGTGCTGTTCATGCGCAACTGGCCGGTCGCCTACCGGGCGATGCGCGCCGGTGACCAGCCGCAGTCCGGCGCGCGGGTGCCGTTCGACGTCGCGAAGCTGCCCGGCCACAGCGTGCTGGGCGGGCAGAACCTGGCGATCTCGGAGCGCACCCGCAAGCCGCGGGCCGCCCAGGCGCTCGTCGAGTTCCTGACCAGCCAGCGCAGCCAGCAGATCCTCTTCGACCCGGGCGGTTTCGCCGCGACCCGGGCCGCCGTCTACGACGACGAGACGGTCAAGCAGAAGTATCCGTACGCCCCGCTGCTGCGCGAGGCGGTGGAGACCGCGCGGCTGCGGCCGGTGTCGCCGAACTACGTCGCGTTCAGCCAGCGGCTCCACCAGTTGGTCTCGGAGGTCCTCACCGGACGGCAACCGCAGTTGCCACGCGACCTGGCCGATCAGTTGACGCAGGCCCTGCGGGGCAGGTGA
- a CDS encoding TIGR00725 family protein has translation MALQVAVCGPRACTDTDAENARRVGELLAERGAVVVCGGGDGVMAAVAAGARSRGGLVIGIRPNGTREGASPHLSATIVTNMGEARNAIIVWSADAVIGVGGSWGTLSEIALAMRRGGIPVVALGGWRIVRADGGAVPGIRYAGTPEEAVAQALAAAGD, from the coding sequence ATGGCCCTGCAGGTAGCCGTGTGCGGACCCCGCGCCTGCACGGACACCGATGCCGAGAACGCCCGGCGGGTCGGTGAGCTCCTCGCCGAGCGTGGCGCGGTGGTCGTCTGCGGCGGGGGAGACGGCGTCATGGCGGCCGTGGCGGCCGGCGCCCGGTCGAGAGGTGGCCTCGTCATCGGCATCCGACCGAACGGCACCAGGGAAGGGGCGTCACCCCACCTGTCGGCGACGATCGTGACGAACATGGGCGAGGCCCGGAACGCGATCATCGTGTGGAGCGCGGACGCGGTGATCGGTGTCGGCGGCTCGTGGGGCACCCTCAGCGAGATCGCCCTCGCCATGCGCCGGGGCGGGATTCCGGTGGTCGCGCTCGGCGGGTGGCGGATCGTGCGGGCCGACGGCGGGGCGGTGCCGGGCATCCGGTACGCCGGCACGCCGGAGGAGGCGGTCGCGCAAGCGCTCGCCGCCGCCGGAGACTGA
- a CDS encoding M1 family metallopeptidase, with product MRRLLVAALATVLTLAGTATPAVAAPAPGGPGLGDEYFPDYGNGGYDVSHYDVRLRYYPDTDQLTGTTTILATAEQDLSSFHLDFVLDVASVKVNNRSATFARQGDHELVVTPARSVAAGQAMTVVVQYSGVPSNKVAAGFTAWIRTPDGALAVGEPEEAWWWFPSNDHPSDKAGFDVSVAVPDGVEVISNGVQPRNPTRETLGWTRWYWRSAQPQATYLAFIAIGQYDITRDVMPDGEPVINAYSELLPDDFDAAARSSVERTVEISEWLSGTFGPWPFTGRGGLVAPPGTLTFALENQTRPTYSPGFFRGGSNTSVVVHENAHQYFGNSVSVAQWKEIWLNEGFASYAEWLWSQEQGEGTADEIFDYLYATQPDEFWTVKPGDPGPARIFDGAVYDRGAMTLHQLRRTVGDDDFFEILRTWVADHRHGDATTAEFVALAEKVSGLQLDELFETWLYTPSKPVLTSAAKAAGASAGPAAKAPAAPKSWAKIQQTHELLHRH from the coding sequence GTGCGACGACTACTGGTGGCGGCGCTCGCCACAGTGTTGACCCTCGCCGGCACCGCAACCCCCGCTGTTGCCGCGCCCGCCCCCGGCGGCCCCGGCCTGGGGGACGAGTACTTCCCCGATTACGGCAACGGCGGCTACGACGTCTCCCACTACGACGTCCGGCTGCGCTACTACCCGGACACCGATCAGCTCACCGGCACCACCACCATCCTCGCCACGGCCGAGCAGGACCTCAGCTCCTTCCACCTCGACTTCGTGCTGGACGTCGCCTCGGTCAAGGTGAACAACCGGTCCGCCACCTTCGCCCGGCAGGGCGATCACGAGCTGGTCGTCACGCCCGCGCGGTCGGTCGCCGCGGGGCAGGCCATGACCGTGGTCGTGCAGTATTCCGGGGTGCCGTCGAACAAGGTCGCCGCCGGTTTCACCGCCTGGATCCGTACGCCCGACGGCGCCCTGGCCGTCGGTGAGCCGGAGGAGGCCTGGTGGTGGTTCCCCAGCAACGACCACCCCTCGGACAAGGCCGGCTTCGACGTCTCCGTCGCGGTGCCGGACGGCGTCGAGGTCATCAGCAACGGGGTACAGCCGCGCAACCCCACCCGCGAGACACTCGGCTGGACCCGCTGGTACTGGCGCTCGGCCCAGCCGCAGGCGACCTACCTCGCCTTCATCGCGATCGGACAGTACGACATCACCCGCGACGTCATGCCCGACGGCGAGCCGGTGATCAACGCGTACTCCGAGCTGCTGCCGGACGACTTCGACGCCGCGGCGCGGTCCAGCGTGGAACGCACCGTCGAGATCAGCGAGTGGCTCAGCGGCACGTTCGGGCCGTGGCCGTTCACGGGCCGCGGTGGCCTGGTGGCGCCGCCCGGCACGCTGACCTTCGCGCTGGAGAACCAGACCCGGCCCACCTACTCGCCCGGCTTCTTCCGGGGTGGCTCCAACACCTCGGTGGTGGTGCACGAGAACGCGCACCAGTACTTCGGCAACTCGGTGTCGGTGGCGCAGTGGAAGGAGATCTGGCTCAACGAGGGCTTCGCCAGCTACGCCGAGTGGCTGTGGTCGCAGGAGCAGGGTGAGGGCACCGCCGACGAGATCTTCGACTACCTGTACGCCACCCAGCCCGACGAGTTCTGGACCGTGAAGCCCGGCGACCCCGGCCCGGCGCGGATCTTCGACGGCGCGGTCTACGACCGGGGCGCGATGACCCTGCACCAGTTGCGCCGCACGGTCGGCGACGACGACTTCTTCGAGATCCTGCGCACCTGGGTGGCCGACCACCGGCACGGTGACGCCACCACGGCCGAGTTCGTCGCGCTCGCGGAGAAGGTCTCCGGACTGCAGCTCGACGAGCTGTTCGAGACCTGGCTCTACACCCCGTCGAAGCCGGTCCTGACGAGTGCGGCGAAGGCGGCCGGGGCGTCCGCGGGCCCGGCGGCGAAGGCGCCCGCGGCGCCGAAGTCCTGGGCGAAGATCCAGCAGACCCACGAGCTGCTGCACCGGCACTGA
- a CDS encoding RraA family protein, translating to MGTDDFQEIPPTTLADVLGREQVMDIGIRPLWAPMPRIAGPAFTVRCPRGDNLMLHAAIYQAAPGSVVVVDSGDLDYALAGGNVCAVAQRRGIAAFVLDGLIRDLGEVREAGFPVFARGVIPIPGTKTALGDHGGTVRCGGVDVAAGDVVVADEEGVVVVPHARQDEVLAAARARLAKEESESLDDWEAAHRTRVEKALRDHGRQL from the coding sequence GTGGGTACCGACGACTTCCAGGAGATCCCGCCGACGACCTTGGCCGACGTGCTCGGCCGGGAACAGGTCATGGACATCGGCATCCGTCCGCTCTGGGCGCCGATGCCGCGGATCGCCGGGCCGGCGTTCACCGTGCGCTGTCCGCGCGGCGACAATCTCATGCTGCACGCGGCGATCTACCAGGCCGCGCCGGGTTCCGTCGTCGTCGTGGATTCGGGCGATCTCGACTACGCCCTCGCCGGCGGCAACGTGTGTGCGGTGGCGCAGCGCCGGGGCATCGCCGCGTTCGTGCTCGACGGGCTGATCCGCGACCTGGGCGAGGTGCGGGAGGCGGGCTTCCCGGTTTTCGCCCGTGGGGTGATTCCCATCCCGGGCACCAAGACGGCGCTCGGCGACCACGGGGGCACGGTGCGCTGCGGTGGCGTCGATGTCGCGGCCGGTGACGTCGTCGTCGCCGACGAGGAGGGCGTCGTGGTGGTGCCGCACGCCCGGCAGGACGAGGTTCTCGCGGCCGCCCGCGCGAGGCTCGCCAAGGAGGAGAGCGAGTCGCTCGACGACTGGGAGGCCGCGCACCGCACCCGCGTCGAGAAGGCGCTGCGGGACCACGGCCGTCAGCTCTGA
- a CDS encoding DUF2786 domain-containing protein, which translates to MSVRETVAAVLGGRVGYEDGLDLLTVAPADEVDPVLTRELFEGVARAAADGWQPVELQRVVARRGDAVQAQLVVDAIAAHLRGFAARAVDPRWRAQAEELGARVWWGDDDGFPAEVVRRRRTDRIALIDAFLGALRVLGGLPQLDVLIPPPGRVVRAAPGTRNEAMLHRVRSLLAKAEATTFPAEAEAFSAKAQELISRHSLDEALVGAGDAEVTPFARRIGVDHPYESEKASLLDAVARANRCQVVWSPEFGFATVFGFDADVDAVDLLHASLLVQAHRAMARAEPPGGKAGRARLKSFRQSFLIGYAVRIGERLAEADRAALAHSTDAAALLPVLASRETQVREARERAFPRTVRGRGFRVASEEGWESGRTAADRATLR; encoded by the coding sequence ATGTCGGTGCGGGAGACGGTCGCCGCGGTGCTGGGCGGCCGGGTCGGTTACGAGGACGGCCTGGACCTGCTGACCGTCGCGCCCGCCGACGAGGTCGATCCGGTGCTGACCCGGGAGCTGTTCGAGGGCGTGGCGCGGGCCGCCGCGGACGGGTGGCAGCCGGTCGAGTTGCAGCGGGTCGTGGCACGCCGGGGTGACGCGGTGCAGGCTCAGCTCGTGGTCGATGCGATCGCCGCGCATCTGAGGGGGTTCGCCGCCCGGGCGGTGGATCCGCGGTGGCGGGCCCAGGCCGAGGAGCTCGGGGCGCGGGTGTGGTGGGGCGACGACGACGGCTTCCCCGCCGAGGTGGTGCGGCGGCGACGCACCGATCGGATCGCGCTGATCGACGCCTTTCTCGGTGCGCTGCGGGTGCTGGGCGGGCTGCCGCAGCTCGACGTGCTGATCCCGCCGCCGGGGCGGGTGGTGCGGGCCGCGCCCGGCACGCGGAACGAGGCGATGCTGCACCGGGTGCGGTCCCTGCTCGCCAAGGCGGAGGCGACGACGTTCCCGGCCGAGGCGGAGGCGTTCAGCGCCAAGGCGCAGGAGCTGATCTCGCGGCACAGCCTGGACGAGGCACTGGTCGGGGCCGGGGACGCCGAGGTCACGCCGTTCGCGCGCCGGATCGGGGTCGACCATCCGTACGAGAGCGAGAAGGCGTCCCTGCTCGACGCGGTGGCCCGGGCGAACCGCTGTCAGGTCGTGTGGTCACCGGAGTTCGGTTTCGCCACCGTGTTCGGCTTCGACGCCGACGTCGACGCGGTGGATCTGCTCCATGCCTCGCTGCTGGTGCAGGCCCACCGGGCCATGGCGCGTGCCGAGCCCCCCGGGGGCAAGGCCGGGCGGGCCCGGCTCAAGTCGTTCCGGCAGTCCTTCCTGATCGGGTACGCCGTACGCATCGGCGAGCGCCTCGCCGAGGCCGACCGGGCGGCCCTGGCACACTCCACGGACGCCGCCGCGCTGCTGCCGGTGCTGGCGTCGCGGGAGACGCAGGTCCGCGAGGCGCGGGAGCGGGCGTTTCCGCGTACGGTGCGCGGCCGGGGTTTCCGGGTGGCCAGCGAGGAAGGGTGGGAGTCCGGGCGCACCGCCGCCGACCGGGCGACCCTGCGCTGA